One window of Quercus robur chromosome 12, dhQueRobu3.1, whole genome shotgun sequence genomic DNA carries:
- the LOC126710351 gene encoding amino acid transporter AVT1I-like yields the protein MAEQLELAPINTGGTSFLRSCFNGINALTGIGLITIPYTLSQAGWFGLCLLLAMAFTTCYTGLLLQRCLESNPSIKTYPDIGYHAFGRKGRIIVSIFTYLELYLVPTGILILEGDHLFKLFPNVSMEVAGIYIGGKEIFVIGSGLVILPTMWLKDLRLLSFVSAGGILSCAIVITSILWVGAVDGVGFSSKGKLFELAGIPTAMSLYAFCYGAHPVFPTLYSSMKDKSQFSKVLFISFSLSTLSYILMAVLGYLMFGQDVLPQVTLNLPTSQVSSKIAIYTTLVGPLAKYALIVMPIANAIESRLPRYYNSKLICIFLRTLLLVSTIIVALVFPFFGTLMALVGAILNITVSIILPCLCFLKISGGYQKWGFEVLIIVVIMINAVSIGVIGTYFSLKDVIKKL from the exons ATGGCAGAGCAATTGGAACTTGCACCCATCAATACTGGAGGAACAAGCTTCCTAAGAAGTTGCTTCAACGGAATTAATGCTTTGACAG GGATTGGCCTAATAACAATTCCTTATACACTTTCACAAGCCGGATGGTTTGGCCTCTGCCTTCTTCTTGCAATGGCATTTACTACATGCTATACTGGCTTACTACTTCAACGATGCTTGGAGTCAAATCCATCAATTAAAACCTACCCTGACATAGGCTATCATGCTTTTGGACGTAAAGGAAGAATTATTGTTTCAATTTTCACGTATCTAGAGCTCTATCTAGTCCCAACAGGAATTTTAATACTAGAAGGCGATCATTTGTTCAAGTTATTTCCAAATGTTAGCATGGAAGTAGCAGGAATTTACATTGGAGGAAAAGAAATTTTTGTAATAGGTTCAGGGCTTGTGATTTTACCTACAATGTGGTTAAAGGACTTGCGGTTGCTTTCATTTGTATCAGCGGGTGGTATCTTGTCGTGTGCTATTGTCATCACCTCCATTTTGTGGGTTGGTGCTGTTGATGGAGTTGGGTTCTCTAGTAAAGGAAAGCTATTTGAATTGGCTGGAATTCCAACTGCTATGAGCTTGTATGCCTTTTGCTATGGTGCTCATCCAGTGTTCCCAACCTTATACTCTTCTATGAAAGATAAAAGCCAATTTTCTAAG GTCTTGTTCATCAGCTTCAGTCTTAGTACTCTCAGCTACATATTAATGGCAGTCCTTGGTTACTTAATGTTTGGCCAGGATGTACTGCCTCAAGTGACATTAAACCTACCCACAAGCCAAGTGAGTTCAAAGATAGCAATATACACGACTTTAGTTGGTCCACTTGCCAAGTATGCTCTAATAGTTATGCCTATTGCAAATGCTATTGAAAGTCGATTACCTCGATACTACAATAGCAAGCTCATTTGCATCTTCTTAAGAACACTGTTACTGGTTAGCACAATCATTGTTGCTCTGGTTTTTCCATTTTTTGGGACACTAATGGCACTTGTTGGGGCAATTCTTAATATCACCGTTTCCATTATTCTTCCATGCTTATGTTTCCTGAAGATTTCTGGAGGTTAtcaaaagtggggttttgaagTTTTGATTATTGTGGTAATCATGATTAATGCCGTTTCGATTGGGGTTATAGGCACATACTTTTCTCTAAAAGatgtaataaaaaaactttag
- the LOC126708945 gene encoding putative invertase inhibitor gives MRHFSYFLSFCLFNFLVIPHGKSSNTSAVCVDIINQTCKTCADESASFNYNFCLTSLQTVPVSHATNLQGLALVAMELALQNASNTVSSIKELLTNTTSFDPFAFACLEDCMELYLGAVLTIVDSVGAFLSEHYINAKLWLSLVVESATTCEEGFAEKKGEVSPLTKKNHDLIQLCNTALCIIHLLTHAIPS, from the coding sequence ATGAGGCACTTTTCTTACTTCCTCTCTTTCTGCCTCTTCAATTTTCTGGTCATCCCTCATGGAAAAAGCTCCAACACTAGTGCAGTATGTGTTGATATAATCAACCAAACCTGCAAAACATGTGCAGATGAATCTGCATCGTTTAACTACAACTTTTGCTTAACCTCACTCCAAACGGTTCCAGTCAGCCACGCCACGAATCTTCAAGGACTAGCATTAGTTGCAATGGAGTTGGCTCTACAAAATGCATCCAACACGGTATCAAGCATAAAAGAGTTGTTGACTAACACAACGTCTTTTGATCCTTTTGCCTTCGCCTGCTTAGAGGATTGCATGGAACTGTATTTGGGTGCGGTCTTGACCATTGTAGACTCCGTTGGAGCCTTTTTGTCTGAGCATTATATCAATGCTAAGTTGTGGTTGAGCTTGGTTGTGGAATCAGCAACAACATGTGAGGAAGGATTTGCAGAGAAGAAAGGTGAAGTGTCCCCATTGACAAAGAAGAATCACGATCTCATTCAACTATGTAACACTGCATTATGCATCATCCACTTGCTAACTCATGCTATTCCTTCTTAG